Proteins encoded by one window of Acetivibrio thermocellus ATCC 27405:
- a CDS encoding carbohydrate-binding protein: protein MLRKVLSVLLICLVLIACLGTAVNISSAASLPTMPPSGYDQVRGGIQRGQVVNISYYSTATNGTRPAKVYLPPGYSTSKRYSVLYLLHGIGGSEGDWFADWGGRASIIADNLIAEGKIKPLIIVTPNTNAAGPGIGDGYENFTKDLINCLIPYIESRYSVYTDREHRAIAGLSMGGGQSFNIGLTNLDKFAYIGPISSAPNTYPNNRLFPDGGAAARQKLKLLFIACGTNDSLIGFGQRVHEFCVANNINHIYWLIQGGGHDYNVWKAGLWNFLQLAEQAGLTDYNAPTPPPPAPRSAFTRIEAEDFDNMSGIENESCSEGGLNIGYIENGDYVAYSNIDFGNGAKEFQARVASATSGGKIEIRLDSITGPLIGTCSVSGTGGWQQWVDVKCEVSGVSGTHDLYLKFTGGSGYLFNINWWKFTQADSNPTPTPPPNENLGDLNGDGNINSTDLQILKKHLLRITLLTGKELSNADVTKDGKVDSTDLTLLKRYILRFVTNF from the coding sequence ATGTTAAGAAAGGTTCTTAGTGTATTATTAATTTGCCTGGTGCTTATAGCATGTTTGGGCACCGCAGTAAACATTTCATCGGCAGCATCGCTGCCAACTATGCCGCCGTCGGGGTATGACCAGGTAAGGGGTGGCATCCAGAGAGGGCAGGTTGTTAATATTTCTTATTATTCCACAGCAACAAACGGTACACGGCCCGCAAAAGTTTATTTGCCACCGGGATACTCGACCAGTAAAAGGTATAGCGTTTTGTACCTATTGCATGGAATAGGGGGAAGCGAAGGCGATTGGTTTGCCGATTGGGGAGGCAGAGCCAGCATAATTGCCGATAATCTGATTGCAGAGGGAAAAATCAAGCCTTTGATAATAGTTACACCCAATACTAACGCAGCAGGACCTGGGATAGGTGATGGTTACGAAAACTTTACAAAGGATTTAATTAATTGCCTTATTCCCTATATAGAATCACGCTATTCCGTTTATACTGACCGTGAACATCGGGCAATTGCCGGTCTTTCAATGGGAGGAGGTCAATCCTTTAATATTGGTTTGACCAACCTGGATAAATTTGCCTATATTGGTCCTATTTCTTCAGCTCCGAACACCTATCCCAATAACAGGCTGTTCCCCGATGGAGGAGCTGCTGCAAGGCAGAAGCTGAAATTGCTCTTCATTGCATGCGGAACCAATGATTCTCTGATAGGATTCGGACAAAGGGTACACGAATTTTGCGTTGCCAATAATATTAACCATATCTATTGGCTTATCCAGGGAGGAGGACACGATTATAATGTTTGGAAAGCGGGTTTGTGGAACTTCCTCCAATTAGCGGAACAGGCAGGATTAACAGATTATAATGCGCCAACACCACCGCCACCGGCTCCAAGGTCAGCTTTTACACGTATCGAAGCGGAAGACTTCGATAACATGTCGGGAATAGAAAATGAAAGTTGTAGTGAAGGCGGACTGAATATAGGTTATATAGAGAATGGGGATTATGTTGCTTACAGTAATATAGATTTTGGTAACGGAGCAAAGGAATTTCAGGCCAGGGTGGCAAGTGCTACCAGTGGAGGAAAAATCGAGATAAGGCTTGACAGTATTACAGGTCCATTAATAGGAACGTGCTCGGTTTCAGGTACCGGCGGTTGGCAGCAATGGGTTGATGTGAAATGCGAGGTCAGCGGCGTAAGCGGAACTCATGATCTCTATTTGAAATTTACGGGTGGCAGCGGTTATCTGTTCAATATAAACTGGTGGAAGTTCACTCAGGCCGATTCAAACCCAACGCCAACACCACCGCCCAATGAGAATTTGGGCGATTTGAACGGAGACGGAAATATAAACTCGACAGACCTTCAGATTTTAAAGAAGCATTTACTCCGTATAACTTTGCTTACGGGAAAAGAACTTTCCAATGCGGATGTAACCAAAGACGGCAAAGTAGATTCAACCGATTTAACTTTATTGAAAAGATATATACTTCGGTTTGTAACGAATTTTTAG
- a CDS encoding carbohydrate-binding protein, with product MVNGIIGIMTKRHMIVIMALLFTVSVLSAGLLFINTVNAAEPITYYVSPTGSDSNTGTIDAPFKTIAKARDVVRTVNGNMKSDIYVYLRGGTYNITETITFGPQDSGTNGYRIYYMAYPGETPVLSGATKVTGWTRHNGNIYKAKLNRSTKLRNLYVNDQRASMTSKRVTARGGHGTYTVTAGQAPWAWTSGSKSDGVRYDMSEVPEITRNKDDLEIVNGTTWNENIVCTRDVITANGYRVLLLQQPYGAIAQTPGWGAAFTTSGTHTIYNAFEFLNSPGQFYFDKTEQMLYYYLRPGENIETIDVQAPMVEKLIEIAGTSTSNRVKNITFQGITFAYTDYNLVEVGGSRGKSTCQAAQGFIAFFNDNWHYTKYDLVDTLPGMINLRNCDSIDFIENVIKHSGADGISMVNDVINCKIIGNYITDITSSGITVGHPQHVYIGDGGSRAKFPSGVEGVCKNNTISNNVLYDISMVPGFGGCAGITAYFVEGLEITHNHVQKTAYNGIHLGWGWCNFKDSTTCKNNTISYNRVVDTLSRLHDSGAIYTIGQMPGTNINENYVKGIPPATYGPTYGLHNDEGTAYIIENDNVLNIDPGVKYTINCEDFGEKHDLTILRTYATVSKMGKNPPNSRIDPPVAVPDNVWPLRQYNVCLNSGIQDEYRKIMPESLLSTPDYVFPASCAAEAASIINIRSSGDPSNTVWFAPPGTTTFVEGATMTKAAGDATSIIAPYTAGTYKLYIVNSQGVKIGESESILRVSGSVNPPPKEPRSAFTRIEAESYNGQSGIQTENCSEGGMDVGYIENGDYVVYKNIDFGKGAASFKARVASATSGGNIELRIDSIDGPVVGICPVAGSGGWQQWVDATCEVSGLKGVHDLYLKFTGGSGYLLNINWFTFVEGNNDENLGDLNDDGKVNSTDFQILKKHLLRITLLTGKNLSNADLNKDGKVDSSDLSLMKRYLLQIIPTF from the coding sequence ATGGTAAATGGAATTATAGGAATTATGACCAAAAGACATATGATAGTGATAATGGCTTTACTGTTTACGGTATCAGTTCTTTCGGCCGGACTATTATTCATAAATACGGTAAACGCAGCGGAACCGATAACCTATTATGTATCTCCCACCGGTAGTGACAGCAATACGGGTACAATAGATGCACCCTTTAAGACGATTGCAAAAGCCCGGGACGTGGTGAGAACCGTCAACGGCAATATGAAAAGTGATATTTATGTATATCTGAGGGGCGGCACTTATAATATAACCGAAACAATCACGTTTGGCCCACAGGATTCGGGAACAAACGGATATAGGATTTACTATATGGCGTATCCCGGAGAAACGCCTGTATTAAGCGGTGCAACAAAGGTTACAGGCTGGACGAGGCATAACGGCAATATATACAAGGCAAAGTTAAATCGTTCGACTAAACTGCGAAACCTGTATGTAAATGACCAAAGAGCTTCGATGACCAGCAAGAGAGTAACCGCCAGAGGGGGACACGGAACTTACACCGTTACTGCCGGGCAGGCTCCCTGGGCGTGGACCAGCGGAAGCAAAAGCGACGGTGTTCGGTATGATATGTCGGAAGTACCGGAAATTACCCGCAATAAAGATGACCTTGAGATAGTAAACGGTACTACATGGAATGAAAATATTGTGTGTACCCGCGATGTAATTACAGCCAACGGCTACAGGGTGCTTCTTTTGCAACAGCCTTACGGCGCCATAGCGCAGACCCCCGGTTGGGGTGCGGCTTTTACTACTTCCGGTACCCATACAATTTATAATGCCTTTGAATTTTTAAATTCTCCGGGGCAATTCTATTTTGACAAAACCGAACAAATGCTTTATTACTATCTCCGTCCCGGAGAAAATATAGAGACGATTGACGTTCAGGCCCCAATGGTTGAAAAACTCATTGAGATTGCCGGAACATCAACTTCAAACAGGGTAAAGAATATAACCTTCCAGGGCATTACCTTTGCGTATACCGATTACAACCTTGTCGAGGTCGGAGGTTCGCGGGGTAAATCGACATGCCAGGCTGCCCAAGGCTTTATAGCTTTTTTCAACGATAATTGGCACTACACCAAATATGATCTTGTTGATACATTGCCGGGAATGATCAACCTAAGAAACTGCGATTCCATTGATTTTATTGAAAATGTAATTAAGCATAGCGGAGCCGACGGAATTTCCATGGTAAACGATGTTATAAACTGCAAAATCATCGGCAACTATATTACAGATATAACATCAAGCGGCATAACGGTAGGCCATCCGCAGCATGTTTACATTGGAGACGGCGGGAGCCGTGCAAAATTTCCTTCCGGAGTAGAAGGTGTTTGCAAGAACAATACCATTTCAAACAATGTGTTGTACGACATAAGTATGGTTCCGGGATTTGGCGGATGTGCCGGCATTACAGCATACTTTGTGGAAGGTCTGGAAATAACTCACAACCATGTCCAGAAGACGGCCTACAACGGTATACATTTGGGCTGGGGATGGTGCAATTTTAAAGACTCCACAACGTGCAAAAACAACACAATAAGCTACAACAGGGTTGTTGATACCTTGTCCAGGCTACATGACAGCGGAGCAATATATACCATAGGCCAGATGCCGGGTACAAATATCAACGAGAATTATGTAAAGGGTATTCCACCGGCAACATATGGCCCTACTTATGGCTTGCATAATGACGAAGGCACTGCATATATAATTGAAAACGACAACGTCCTGAATATCGACCCGGGAGTAAAATATACCATCAACTGCGAAGATTTCGGAGAAAAACACGATCTGACAATCCTGAGGACCTATGCAACGGTGAGCAAAATGGGAAAAAATCCTCCAAACAGCAGAATTGACCCTCCCGTTGCCGTCCCGGATAATGTATGGCCTTTACGGCAGTATAATGTGTGCCTGAATTCGGGAATTCAGGATGAATACAGAAAAATTATGCCTGAGAGCTTACTTTCAACGCCGGATTATGTATTCCCGGCAAGCTGTGCTGCGGAAGCTGCGTCCATTATAAATATAAGAAGCAGCGGAGATCCTTCAAACACGGTATGGTTTGCACCTCCCGGGACAACAACCTTTGTTGAAGGAGCTACCATGACCAAGGCGGCAGGAGACGCAACTTCCATTATTGCTCCATACACAGCCGGAACATACAAGCTGTACATAGTTAATTCCCAGGGTGTAAAAATCGGAGAGTCGGAATCAATATTGAGAGTGAGCGGCTCTGTCAATCCTCCGCCTAAGGAACCGCGTTCGGCCTTTACCCGGATTGAGGCCGAGAGCTACAACGGACAATCGGGAATCCAGACCGAAAACTGCAGCGAAGGCGGAATGGATGTAGGGTATATTGAGAACGGAGATTATGTTGTTTATAAGAATATAGATTTTGGAAAAGGGGCAGCAAGTTTTAAAGCGAGAGTAGCCAGCGCTACAAGCGGAGGCAATATTGAACTTAGGATTGACAGTATTGACGGACCTGTAGTGGGTATCTGCCCGGTTGCAGGAAGCGGTGGCTGGCAGCAGTGGGTTGATGCCACATGTGAGGTCAGCGGGCTTAAGGGAGTCCATGATCTCTACTTAAAATTTACCGGTGGCAGCGGTTACCTGCTTAATATAAATTGGTTTACCTTTGTTGAAGGAAACAATGATGAGAATTTGGGTGATTTAAACGACGATGGAAAAGTAAACTCGACAGACTTTCAGATATTGAAAAAGCATCTGCTTCGCATAACTTTGCTTACGGGAAAAAATCTTTCAAATGCGGATTTAAACAAAGACGGCAAAGTAGATTCGAGCGATTTGAGTTTGATGAAAAGATATCTGCTTCAAATTATACCTACTTTTTAA